The genome window CTAAAAAGTAATCTTTTCTTATTCTACATTTCCTTGAATGAGACGTAGCTCATCATTCAAAGTCAGAAGAACTAGCTTCTGATCTTTTAAGTCTTTATCATCGCTTTTCTTCCCTTCCATACCAATAATATTGATACGGTCATCATGATTACTGACAGCTTCAACTGCATATTGTGTTTTTGATTTTGTCTTGTAATCTCTGATAATATTCCCGAGATGATCATACACACCAATGTAAATATTTGTACCTCCCGAAGAAGCATCTACAGCATTTACTTTTTGTTTTTTAGCATCAACAATAGATTGATAATTCGACACTAAAAGCAAATGATCTCCAAATGGCTCAAATGATTGAATTTCTCCAGCAAGCATTAATGAATCAGCCCATAGCTCCTCTCCGTCAGATTTGGCACATAGCAATTGAGTAGGCTGCAAGTTATCTGGAGTACTAATCCCTTCAGACTTGAAAGTAAATAGGTACGCTCTCTTTTCAGCAAATGGACTAACTGTCTCAGGCTCTAGTTGACTTGGAACAATAAAGTTATGCCCTTGCATACCTCTATCATTAAACCTGACTAAAGTATTCATAACAGTTTCTCCTTTCTCATTCTCCTCTGTTGCTTCCGTATGAAGTACTAAAGTTGTGTTTCTACGTTTGATATTGAAAGCCGCGACTTTTGTATGCAAAGTTCCTTTCAAGCTATCTTCAGCGATTTGAGGTTCTTTATACCAATCCAACTCTTCTCCTTTTACTTGAAGAATGAAAGGTTTTCTTCCTGTATGATCGGACTTATAACCTGCTACAACAAAAGTAGAATCTGTACTTCGTTCTAAGAATTGAGTAAAGTATCTAGTCTCTCTTTTTTCAACTTTAACTTCTTTCTTTTCCGTAGCAAATTCATCTTCTTCTAATTCACTTCCGATATCAAAAAGTAAATCATCATCTTTCTGACCATCCTCATCAATAAATAATGGAATTTTTACTTCATCATATATTACATAAAGAGAATCTGTAAAAGGCTTATTACTTTCTGAAATAAGATCGATGATGTCATTTTGAGTCTTCAGAGACTCTCTACTCAATTGTTTCTTTTCCGCTCCTAAAAAGGAATTAAGTTTGCCTAAATACAACTCATCAAAAAAGTCTCTATGCTTCAATAATTGCACAGGATCTTTAGATTTAGCTTTAACTTTACCCAAGAAATCTTCACTAATCATAGTGTATGTCCATTGCTCTGCCAACGAACGTAATTCTCTTTGATAAGAAAGTGCTGATGTTGCTGAATCTCCTTGAATTTTCTGATTCAACATATTGATTTTAGAAACTTTATAGCGGTACAAATCTACAGGTAATGCTGAAAGATCAAACTTCTTGATTTTAAGAATATTCTTTCTATTTACACGAAGGTCTTCTTCATTAGGCACTGTAGCTGTTGCTCGTTCCTTAATCCCCAAGTCCAATTCTTTGTCATAGCTGGTGATCAACGCTCTCAAAGGAACAATATGTTCTGTATGATAAGCGACAACATCATCATGCCAAGTGCTATAATCCCAAACTGTGATTTCATTGGCTAGAAAATCAGACTTTGCAAACCCATGCAATCTGTAGTTTTCAATTGGTGCTAATGTATAAGTTTGATTATAACCTTCAATCGGGAAATCTTTGATAAACGCTTTATACTTATCAAAATAAGCTACAAATGCGTTGTAGTTTGCTTTTACTTTCGCTAATCGTTCAAATAGATCAGCATCAGCCATCATGTACAAGTCTTTCAGTGTTCCGTATTTTTCACAGATACTGATAAACTCTTCCTGCCCTTCAGTGTAATGAATTACAGCTTTGTTGAAATACATATTAACCGTATCAACATTGGCTTTATAAAGTTTAGCTGCAGCGACACGGCTTTCTATTTCTTTCTTTACTAAGAAATGATCCACTTTTTCCTGCCCTACTTGTGCAAAAGAAGATTTCAAGAATTCTAGGTAAAAAGTCTTTGCCTTCTTTCCTTTCACTTCTTTCTCGTTAAGTACAGGAAGAGTCATTTCCATATATTTGACGGTAGAATCTACAGTAGCAAAAACGGCATCATCCTCCTTCAGAACATCAAATCCTTTGATCTGACGCTCATAATATTTCCCGATCTGATATCTTACATTCACCTCTAATGGATGATATTGTAAGAACTTTTTCATATGACGAAGTACTTTCGGATTTTCATCTTCATTTGCCTCGATCAGAGGAAAAAGGTCCTTATACTTTAATGGCAGATACAGTTCTTCTTCACTAATGATCTGAGCATTAGAAATTGACTGTATTGAGAAAAGGCCAAAAAGTAAGAATATATATTTTTTAGCAGACATGGTTCAAAAAAATTAGTTGATAATAGATAGTACTTTCATCTCAACTCTACGGTTCAATGCACGATTTTCTTCCGTATCGTTTTCTACCGCAGGTTGGCTTTCGCCATATCCTCTAGGCACAATGCGGTCACCTTGAATACCGAAGGTACTCACGTATGCCGCCGCACTTAAGGCTCTATCTTGTGAAAGCTCCAAATTGTAATCATCCTTACCTACATCATCGGTATGTGCAGCAAGCTCAACCACAATATTTGGGTTATCCTTCATCATTTTCACCAAACGCTTCAACTCTTTGTATGAACTTTCTACAAGTTCAGCTGAATTTGACTCAAAAAGAATGTCTTTCAATGGAAGTTTCGTATTTGCTTTCAAAGCATGCAAACTCACATCTAGCTTTTTGTTTTTCTTTTTAGTATCAAACTTGGTTGAGAAGAATGAATAACCTTTCGGACTTCTTACCTCAACATTATATTTACCGCCTTTACGAAGATTCGTTTTATACTTACCGTCTTTTCCTTCTTCAGCACTGATCTCAATCACTTCACCAGTTTCTTTGTTGGTAATTACAATGTTTGCATCTACTTCTCCTCCAGATTCGACATCTGCAATATTGAACTCAAACTCTTCCATTATCGGAGGTAGTTCCAAATCATATTCAAAGTCATGATACTTTACTGTTGAAGTCAAATCAAAAGTAAAATAAGCTGAATCAAAACCTTCTTTAAAAGCTGTAAAGTGGTATTTCTTACCTAAAGGAAGACTCAAAATATTATTTTCTACTTTATGCAACTTTGAGAAAGTAGCAATTTCCTCCATGGTCTCAGCATCACGCACCAAAAGATTTGCATCAATCTGCTCCAAAATTTCTTTATCATAAAGATTCAATTGGAGATTTGCTGTAGCAAAAAGCTCTATATCTTTCCCAATCTCTTGATACTGCTTCAAGTCTCTCAAGTCATAATAGAATGTATAATCTGAAAAACCGTTTGCTGTGGCATTGATCTCATAATTCTTACCCTCAGTAAGTACCAATGAGTACCAACCATCTTCACTACACTCTTGCTCAAAGATGAACTCTGTAGTTTCTGCATCTTGCACTTTCAGACCACCAATCACAGGATTACCATTCGTATCTCTGAAATACCCTTGAATCGTAATGTTTTTGTATTGTCTGTGTTCTTCAGGGATTACCGCTTGATAAATGTCATAGTTCCATTTCAGAAGCCCTTCTTGCTCCTCCATGATCTCTTCAGAATGTGGTTCTCCAAAAATGAAGAAAAGCAAGTCACCATTTGCCGATACTGAAGAGAACTGATCGTCTCTTGGTGTATTTGCAAAAGACAAGTTTTGAGGATCTGACCACTCCCCTGCCGAATTTCTTTTAGAAATATATAAATCGTAACCGCCTTTACCTCCAGCTCTTTTAGATGAGAAGATTAGCGTTTTACCATCTGACATAATACGAGGAGCTTTTTCACAATCCATATTGATTTGAGTTGGTAGCGGGCGAGGTTCACCCCAACTTCCATCTTCTTGTTTGTGTGACTCCATGATATCATAACAAACAGAACCATTCTCTTTTACCACTGTATCTAAACGAACAAAGTACAATTGGTTTCCATCTGCCGATACCGAAGGGAAGGTATCTTCACTGTCACTATTGACTGGTTCTCCTACATTAAAAGGTTCACTCCAACCTGACTCTGTACGTTCACAATAATAAATATCTCCTGCACCCATTCCGCCTTCGGCTGCCGCAAAGAAATAAAGATAGTTACCATCATAGGTAATCGAAGGACCTCCAATCAGACCTCCATCCTTTACTAAAGCATTTGCTGCTTCAATAGGAATAGGGCTTGTCCAATTTCCGTCTTCATACTTGGTTTCAAATAATTTCCACTTCCCTTCATCCCTATCACTCTGAAAAATCATTGTTTTCCCGTTGGCACTTAAGGTTGGTGCGTATTCTGTAAAAATCGAGTTCACGCCTTGAGGCAAACGCTTAAACTCGTAAGCTTGTGAATAAGTCAGCAAGGGCAATAGACACAGGCCTAACAGAAATAATAATTTCTTAAGCATTACACTATTAATAAACATTATTTAAAAAATCTATGACTAGAAAGTAGCGCAAATATACGAATATTATATTAACCATATGTTATCTGACTATATTTCAAGAAGATAATTAAATAATAAACGAAATCATTTCACTACAAGTGTTCACAGAATCAAAATATTTATCGCTAAAATGTGATATTCTTGAAATAAACGCTAAACCTTATGTTTTTTAAGATTATTAAACATTTTCATATTTTTCTCTTAAATTGTGAGCTATTATTCAGTGTATACTAAAAACTAAGCTGCAACTAGCAGCAACCAATTCGTGTCAAATTTAAATAATCTCTAAAGCGATTTAGGGACATTATAATCTTATGAAACAACTATTACTAGCCATTTCAATTATGGTTTGCCTGACATCCTATGGGCAAAATGTAGCTACACAAAAAGTATCTCTCACAGGTCTTATAAAAGATAAAAAAACAGGCCAAGCGTTAAGCTATGCAACCGTAAGCTTACAACACAAAACGGATTCTACTCAACTTACTGGAGCTCTCACAGACGAAAATGGTAGATTCTCAATTACAACTACTACAGGGAGTTACCTATTAAAAGTAGAGTTTATGGGATTTAAAGCTTATGAAAATCCTAACTTCGAATTATTAAAAGACAGCAACTTACCAACCGTTTTCCTTGAGGAAGATTTACACACGCTCAATGAGGTTGAAGTCACAGCAGAGAAAACAAGTGTGGAGTACAAATTGGATAAAAAGGTTTTCAATGTCGGTAAAGACTTACTCTCAAAAGGAGGAACAGCTAATGATATTTTGGATAACGTACCATCTGTAACTGTTGACGCAGCAGGTGGAATATCCCTCAGAGGCAATAACAATGTCCAAATACTAATTAACGGCAAACCTTCTATCATTACACTCAACAATGGGCTTGAACAAATTCCTTCTGAAAGTATTGAAAAAATTGAAGTCATTACCAACCCTTCTGCCCGATATGAAGCACAAGGAACGGCAGGAATTATCAACATCATTTTGAAGAAAAATAGAAAATCAGGCTTTAACGGTTCTATACAATTAGGAACAGGAATTCCCGACCAACATACGGCTTCTCTAAACTTGAATTACAAATCAGAGAAGTTCAATGTCTTTTCAACTTTAGGTTACCGTTACTCCAACTTCTTTGGTGGTTCTGAATCTTCTCAAACCATTTTTCAACCAACTACACTTTACATTGATCAAATGAATGATCAGCAACGAAATGATAATGCACACAATTATCGGGTAGGTGCTGAATATTTCATCAATGATAAAAACACCATCAACTTTTCTATTTCTCGCTATCAAATGGATAATGATGACTTCACGACCATCACTTATAACTATTTGGATGAAGCGAAAAATATAGAAAGAACTGAAATCCGTGAAATCGACTACTTCGAACCAATGGATTACAAAGAAGCTAATCTGACATATACAAAGCTATTCAGTAAAGAAGGACAAAAACTTACGGTAGATGTCAATTATGATTGGTGGTACAACGAAGAATTAGAAGACATCAGTTACAAACAAAGCTTCCCTACTTCTGATAATTACCAAGCATTCAATACCCGAAACTACGAAGCTTCCGATGATCTAACCATTCAATCTGATCTTGTATTTCCGATTTCAAAAGATCAACGAATTGAAGCAGGTCTTCGTTTTCAGACCAGAGACATTACTTCTGACTATTATGTAAAAGAGGAGTTAGATGGTCAGTTCGTTACTTTGGGCAATTTTGATAACAAAATGTTGTATGAAGAGACAATCTCGGCAGCTTATGCTCAATACGGCAATAAGTTCGGGAAACTGAATTATTTATTCGGACTTAGAATGGAACATTCAAGCATCCGAATTACAGACCGAATCAATGAACTTAATTTACCTAAAGACTATTATAATTTCTTCCCTACTGTACACTTCAACTACCAACTCAATGAGAAAGATAAACTTCAGTTGAGTTATAGCAGAAGAATCAGCAGACCTCAGTTCTGGCAACTGAATCCATTTGGTGGTTTTTCAGATGTACGTGATCAGTTCAGAGGGAACCCTGATTTGAATCCGAATTTCACAGATGCTTTTGAATTTGAAATTCTTAAAACCTCAGACAAATTCACAGTCAATCCATCGGTTTATTTCCAAGAAACTTCTGACTTTTTCCAATTTATCGTTTCTCCAGATGAAGAAGGCTACTTAATCACAACTTTAGTCAACCTAGGAATAGAACAACGTTTAGGTCTTGAGCTTTCAACTACTTACAATCCTTTTAAATGGTGGAGACTTTCGGGTGATTTCAACTTCTACAAATTCAAACAACGTGGGCAGTTAGAAGGAAAAAGATATGATGCGGATAACCAAACTTGGACAGCACGTATCAATAACCGCTTCAAATTACCGAAGAAATTCACGATTCAAGGAAGTTTCAATTACCAAGGAAAAAGCGTAAATGCACAATACACTTCGTACGCAAATCATTACGCCGATCTAGCAATTAGCAAAGATATCATGAAAGATAGAGCGAATATTTCGTTCAGAGCTATCAATATGTTGGATTCACGCAGAAGAATTCTGAGTGCTGAGGGAGAAGGATTTCTTTATGAGTCAGAATCTTGGTGGATCGGTAGAAGACTTAGCCTAAACTTCACTTACAAATTCGATCAGCTAAAAAATTAATAAACTGAACTTACACTGAATAAAAACATGAGTCATCCCAAATCATTAATTCGGGATGACTCATTTTTAGTTATAGATAAACCCTAAAGGTTATTCTTTCACTTCCAATCGATCTTCAGTGTCTTCCACTACTTGTTTCTTCCATTGTTCGCTATATCCCGGGAAGTTAGGGGAAGGGCATTGCCCATATTCACTTCGTTCAAACTGACCTTTTTCAGTTTGTTTCTTCACGTTTCCATCCATGTATTTTACGATGAGCTGCTGACCAAATTTCTTCCAATCCATAACCATTTTATTGGCTGTCGTCACTGAGAAATCCGTTACAAATGCTCTCGCTTTTTCTGGAGATTCTTCAAACATTTCACTTGCCGATTTGTCAATCATAGCCGTATAATCTACGAACTTAGTTTCAAGTTCTTTTTGCTTCTCACGGATGTCTTGAATCATATCCGAATAACGTAGATAAGCAAAGTTTGAAACCGTATTAAAAATCCAGAATGCAGAAGTTTCCGAATAAGTAAGCATATCACCATTTCCTACCTCAAAAGTTTCTGGCACTTCTGTCATACCACAGTACATTGGTGTATAAACAGTAGAATAAGTATCGTCTACTCCAAACCACAGTATTCCGCCAATAGGGTCTGGTAAAGAAGCTCTTGATTGAGCAACCAAAGAAAAACCTGTCTGTTGTGTAGAAATTGCTCTTTCATTGAAATACTCTTTTCCTTCATATTCCCAAGTCAAACCTCTCCAACGGTACGGCAAATCAAAGGCTCCTGCCCCTGCATCTTGTGTCATGTCCAATGGTGTTCCTTCGTAGTGATCACGCATTAGCTCCATTACATCTTGAACCGATAGCTTTTTAGATGGCTTCACCCACAATGGTAGTTTATTTGTCGTAAAACCTGTTGCTTCGTCCTTCTCCAATTTCCCTTCTGCGTAAGCTGTAAACTTATCCATTCCATCTGTCAGACGGTTATAAATTGACCATACACGAGCATCACAGAAACGAGCACCACCAAAGTCCACAGGGGCATACACCTCTGCAAAATCAAAATCTTTATCTTTTCCTTTGTACCATCCTTTGTTTTTTGCAAACTCAATTACATCAGCTGAGTACAAACAATTCTCTTTATCATCTTGAGGAAATTTACCAATTCTAGCTTGGTTGGCATGAGCTGCTACATATCCATTTGGTACTCTACGAGCTACCCAAACAGCACCTTTTTCTCCTTCACCTTTCCCAATCAATTCCATGTACCACACTTCATTTTTATCAGAAATTGAGAAAGACTCACCCGAACTGTAATAACCGTAGGTATTCACCAATTCACCCATAATCGTGATTGCTTCACGAGCTGTTTTTGCACGTTGTAAAGTAATGTAGATCAAGCTACCATAGTCTATGATTCCATCATTTTGTCCTTGGCACTCCTTTCTTCCTCCAAAAGTAGATTCTGTAATTGCAAGCTGATGTTCGTTCATATTCCCTACCACAGAATAAGTCTGCGCTACTTGAGGAATTTGACCAAGGGGCTTTCCTGTATCCCAATCAATCACGTCCAGCATTGTACCTTCAGGATAAGTCATTGCAGGATAGAAATACAATTCTCCAAACAATACATGTGAATCGGCGGCATAGGTAATCATATTGGAACCATCTTTTGTAGCTCCTTTTGTTACCATGATACTCGTACAAGCCAATGCTGAAGGTTGCGCAAACAAGCCTAAAACAAATAAGCCCAATAAAGACAATACATTCTTTTTCATCTATGAATTGATTTTAATTCGAGATTCTACAAGCTAAAAAGGTAACACTTATGCCGTTTAAAGATTCCCAACAAGACTGAATAGCTTCTAATAAGACCTAATACATGTTTAGATTAGGAACTATTTTGTTCAAAAAGAAAAGGCTAAAGTTTGATGATTTTCACTGAGAATTAAGAACTAGTTTCTTAATTCCTTTCAAGGTTAATCTTGTGGTAATTTTGAAAGTCAGGTAATAACAATAAACACTGTTTGAAGAGTTAGCGAAGCAATCTTCAAACTTAATAATGAAAGAAAGAGTCTGAAGACTCATTTAAAACTAGATTTATTTCGATACCGAAGAACTCGCCTTTAATATTCATTGATGAATTCGTAAATAACTTTGCTTAACTCTACGAATAGTGAAAACTTTTAGGGCAAAAGAAAAGGCCAATTCAAAATTGAATCAGCCTTTCAGATCATTTATCTGACATTTTAATTTTCAGCAGGGCAATCACATTTTTTGGTGTATGTAGTCGGTAATGGCTGATAGGCTACTCCGCTACTGTTTTCTAATAAAAGAGTGAATTCTAATATCATCCCATCGCAGGTCAAAGTGACTTCCAAGTCTTCTTTTGTTGCGTGATCTTGCCAGTCAGAAACCAATTGCCCCGCAGGGATTACGGCCATATCTCCATCAAAAATGATTTCAACAAGGTGTGCTCCATCCCAGATGTTATTCCACATATTCTCGATGAAGAACTGATTTCCTTCCTTCACTATTTTCACTTCATATTCAGAAGTTTCTCCTGTTTCTCCATTCACAACTTCTGATACAAAGTAAGTTCCCAACCAAGCTTCTGGGGCAAGACTATTGGCATCCATTGTAGCTACAGTTTCCAAATTGCCATAATCTTCATTGGAACTGTTTACTAAAAGTAGGTTAAATGCAATACTTTTATCATTTGCGTCTAGAGCCACAGGAATATTCTCTTTTGTTCTATGGTCTTGCCAATCAGAGACTAGCTGTCCGCCAGGGATATATACCGACGATCCTTCAAATACGATTTCTACAAGGTGAGCACCATCTTCAGCATTATTCCATAGGTTTTGAATAAAGTATTGCTCTCCTTCTTGGACTATAGACATGTCATACTCATTAGACTCATTCTCTACGGCTGTATAGTCTCCAAGCCATTCACTTGGAATAAATACGACTCCTTCTCTTCTCACTTTTACTTCACAAACGCTGTTTGCTACGTTGTAACCAACACCCGTTGGGATATTCAGCATGACAGAACCGACATCTCCTTTATTCAAATTTGAAGAAGAAACCGTAATCATTACTTCAACTTGTGGTTGTTCTTTAGACTATGACACTACGGTTGGACTCACGGTTACATCGGTATCTAACAAATTGCTAAGCTCTACATCCAAAGCAATATCACTGATTGTATTTTGCTGATTTTTGAGCGAAAGCAAGGTAGTTACTGTGATACTTTCTTCGGGGTTCTCTTCTGTAAAAAGAATATTTTCAGAAGTTGACTCAAAAACAAGTGTAGACGGTGCAATACCATAATCTGCACTTTTTTCCTCACAAGAACTCAGTAAACCAATTAGTAGGCTAAAAAGAAGTCCTAGAGGGATATATTGAAAGACTGATTTCATAAAAAAGTATTTAGAAGTTATTTCAAAAAGCACTTAAAGTAATTTGATAAATGAGGGCTAGTTCAGCCCTCATTATCCACTCAAACATTAGAATCCTGGCGTTGGATCAACATATTTGTTTCTTTGCGCTTCCTCTAGTGGGATTGGGAAATAATTGTGTTTGTCCTCAAATTTTTCAGCATAAGGATTTCCCGATGCGACTAGCTGTTGCTTCGTGATTCCCCAACGAGCCAAGTCATAGAAACGCTGTCCTTCACTTACAAGCTCCAACATGCGTTGCTTGCGGATTTCAGTTCTCAACTCATCGCCAGTCAAACTCACAGATGACAAATTCGCTCGATTTCTCACTTGATTTAAGAAAGTCAACGCCTGTGTATCTTGCCCCATTTCATTCAATGCTTCAGCCTGCATAAGCAATACATCAGCATAACGCATCAAGATTAAATCTACCACACTTCTGTTGGTTGAAATGGCGTTGATCGACTCAACATATTTCAGACTCATCTTAAAATCTGGATTTGGGAAGTCTACAATTGTCCCATCAAACTCTTGCCCATGCTCCAAAATTGAAGCCGCTTTACGGATATCGCCATCCTCAAAAGTGCTCGCACAATAATCTGAAATGCTTGCCATATTCCAGCCACCATTATAACCTTGAGGAGCCATAGCTACGCCCAATTGATGGTAAATGTCCAAAGCATCAATTTGCTCTTCTGTATACCCTCTTGAGAAAATAACTTCTTCATTTACCTCTGCTGTACCATCAAACATAGAACGGTAAGCAGTACCTCTAACCAATGCATGTCCTGAAATTTGCTCAAAAGCCTTATTTGCTTCACTCCAATCAGCTTGATATAAATGTGCTTTTCCTAAGAAAGCAAAGGCGGCATTTGCGGTTGCCCTGCCCCAATATTGAGAAGCCCAAGATTGGGGCAAATGCGCTGCGGCAAACGAAAAATCTTCTTCTATTTGAGTGTAAACTTCATCTTCTGTCGCTAAAGCTTGAGACAATTCTTCTGGGCTTTTAGGAACACTCACTCTCAAAATGATATCATGGAAATTTCTCTTCAAATTGAAATGATAAAATGCTCTCAAGAACTTCGCTTCTGCTATAAGTTCATTTTGCTCATTTTCAGAAAGCATATCCATAGTTGGAACATTCTCAATGATATCATTTGCCATTTTGATACCCACATACCATCGGTTCCACATGTAGGCAGGAACGCCTTCACTGGCTGTATTTGAGAAATTCACTATTCGTTGCAGATAGCCCCAATCAGTTGTTCCGCTTTCTGGATGAATGTCATCTGATCGGAAATTTTCTGGCAAATAGAAATATTCATGGTATGTCCAGCCTGTCGTTGAGATGTATGAATAAGTAGTGGCTAGGTATTGTTCTACCGCTTCATAACTTACCCAAATCTGATCGGAAGTAGGTTGATCTGGGGATTCTTCAGTCAAGTAGTCTTCACAAGATGTAAAACCAATGACCAAAAGCATCGCGCTTATTATATGGATGAATCTTTTCATAACATTAAATTTTGGATTGGATTAGAAGGATACTTGAATACCTGCTGTGAAGGTGCGGAACATAGGGTACGAACCATAGTCAACACCTTGTGTAAGTGCACTAGAAGGAATTACTTCTGGGTCATAACCAGAATATCCTGTCAGTGTGAAGACATTGTCAGCATTGATATAAGCTCTCAATTTTTGAAGCTTCAAACGTTCACACATACTTTGTGGCAAAGTGTAACCAAATTGAAGGTTTTTCAGACGGAAATATGAACCATCTTCCAAGAATCGGTCAGACATCATATAGTTTCCGTTATTATCTACAACTACATTTCGAGGAATGTCCGTATTGGTATTTTCTGGTGTCCAAGCATTCAAAAGGTCAGCACTCATATTGAAGTTTGTATTTGGCTGAGCAGTATTGAAAGCCGTTACGTTTAGAATTTCATTTCCTGTTACCCCTTGGAAGAATAAAGAAAGATCAAATTGCTTGTATGAAAGATTTAGGTTTAATCCATATTCTAAGGTTGGAAGTGGAGAACCTACAACCGTTCTATCATCAGAATCAATCTGTCCGTCACCGTTTACATCTACATAAATGACATCTCCAGGTTTTGCATTTGGCTGAATCTTATTGCCTTCGCTATCCACATAGCGGTCAATCTGTTCTTGAGATTGAAAGATTCCGTTGGTTTTCATCATATAGAACTGACTCGCTGATTCTCCAACCATCGAAATGGTTTGTGCTGCTCCTGTTCCATAGATTTCATCTCCGTACAATGCTCCATCTCTATCCCCTAAAGAAACTACTTCGTTTTTCAAGGTTGTCATATTTGCACTTAAATCATACTTCAACTCTCCAATACTTCCTCTGTAACCTAGTTCCAATTCTAGACCTCTGTTAGACATCATTCCTAAGTTGACCATTGGTGCATCTACGCCAGATGATGGTGGTGTATTCGGATCTTCCAAAAGTAATGATTCCGAGTCATTTTGATAATAGTTGATTGTACCGTAAACTCTGTCTGCAAAAAGACCAAAGTCAGCACCTATATTCAATGTTTTTGATTCTTCCCACTTCAGTTGTGAGTTTGCCATTCCTGGTGTTCCAATTCCTCCGACAGGCTTATTGCCCCATACATACCAATAACCACTCTCTACCAATGCTTGACGGTCATATGCACTCAAGGCTGTTTCTCTACCAAGAATACCATAAGATGCTCTAAGTTTTAATTCTGAGAATACATCGCTCATTCCTGTGAAAAACTCTTCGTTATGTAATTTCCAAGCAGCTGATACAGACGGGAAGTTCCCCCAGCGGTTTTCGCTGCCAAACTTTGAAGAAGCATCTCTTCTAATTGTTGCTTGTACCAAATAACGATCATCATAGCTGTAGTTTACACGACTCATCAAACCAAAACGAGTTACTCTTTGGAAACCACCAGTACCAATGAAATCACCTGACTGTGCCGCTCCTAAAGATGGATCTAAACCTCCAAAATCTGGGAACATAAATCCGCCTGTCACATTCATATCTACATTTGCATAGTCGTACTCATAACCTACAATACCTCCCATTACAGAAAGGGAATGCTTGTCAGCAAAAGTATTTGAATAGGTTAATGTGAAATCGTAATTCAAATCACTCCACTCTGCTCTGTATTCTTGTAAATATGGATTTTGGCGTTGTGTATCTGTTGCCAATTTATACTCTGGGTAATAATAACGTTGTTGATAAAATGACTTGGTATATCCTACATTACCCGATGCAATCAGATTATCTAAAATTTGATATTGAAGACCGATATTGGCGATCA of Sediminitomix flava contains these proteins:
- a CDS encoding RagB/SusD family nutrient uptake outer membrane protein, whose amino-acid sequence is MKRFIHIISAMLLVIGFTSCEDYLTEESPDQPTSDQIWVSYEAVEQYLATTYSYISTTGWTYHEYFYLPENFRSDDIHPESGTTDWGYLQRIVNFSNTASEGVPAYMWNRWYVGIKMANDIIENVPTMDMLSENEQNELIAEAKFLRAFYHFNLKRNFHDIILRVSVPKSPEELSQALATEDEVYTQIEEDFSFAAAHLPQSWASQYWGRATANAAFAFLGKAHLYQADWSEANKAFEQISGHALVRGTAYRSMFDGTAEVNEEVIFSRGYTEEQIDALDIYHQLGVAMAPQGYNGGWNMASISDYCASTFEDGDIRKAASILEHGQEFDGTIVDFPNPDFKMSLKYVESINAISTNRSVVDLILMRYADVLLMQAEALNEMGQDTQALTFLNQVRNRANLSSVSLTGDELRTEIRKQRMLELVSEGQRFYDLARWGITKQQLVASGNPYAEKFEDKHNYFPIPLEEAQRNKYVDPTPGF
- a CDS encoding SusC/RagA family TonB-linked outer membrane protein, yielding MILLISIFSLQNIYAQSVKTLTGSVIDDSGEGVPGANISVKGTSKGTITDFNGKYKLELPTEEVVLVFSYVGLETQEIILPAQQTVLDVNLRPDAEELDEIVVVGYGIQKKSDLSSAVSTVKAADANKIAATSPAQMLQGRTSGVSVINSGSPGSAPYIKIRGMSSFGNVQPLFVIDGIPGGDISMIPPDDIESFEILKDGAAAAIYGSLAANGVVLVTTKSGKKDQPMKIDVTMYAGIQEDMNRLNMADANQWYSIKEQTYNNSMAEGTISSLPLYLQPNSGFNLENYANTDWQDATMSSATIQNYSVGLSGGSKFSNYNLSVNYLSQDGVIDNSGTERFNFRYKSTFEKGNLKVTPNVAYSRQTWETNTMSMSNMQRSLALVPIYDETKESGYGYIDEYDIRSGANPVGQSELINNESAKDQLIANIGLQYQILDNLIASGNVGYTKSFYQQRYYYPEYKLATDTQRQNPYLQEYRAEWSDLNYDFTLTYSNTFADKHSLSVMGGIVGYEYDYANVDMNVTGGFMFPDFGGLDPSLGAAQSGDFIGTGGFQRVTRFGLMSRVNYSYDDRYLVQATIRRDASSKFGSENRWGNFPSVSAAWKLHNEEFFTGMSDVFSELKLRASYGILGRETALSAYDRQALVESGYWYVWGNKPVGGIGTPGMANSQLKWEESKTLNIGADFGLFADRVYGTINYYQNDSESLLLEDPNTPPSSGVDAPMVNLGMMSNRGLELELGYRGSIGELKYDLSANMTTLKNEVVSLGDRDGALYGDEIYGTGAAQTISMVGESASQFYMMKTNGIFQSQEQIDRYVDSEGNKIQPNAKPGDVIYVDVNGDGQIDSDDRTVVGSPLPTLEYGLNLNLSYKQFDLSLFFQGVTGNEILNVTAFNTAQPNTNFNMSADLLNAWTPENTNTDIPRNVVVDNNGNYMMSDRFLEDGSYFRLKNLQFGYTLPQSMCERLKLQKLRAYINADNVFTLTGYSGYDPEVIPSSALTQGVDYGSYPMFRTFTAGIQVSF